The nucleotide window AAAAATGCTGCGGATATCCAATTCACTGATTTACTTTTTATTAAAAAGGCTGCGATTTTCGTAAGATCTAGACTGACCTATTAAGGAAAAGGTGCAGCCTACAGCGCCGCGATTATGGCGTCGCCCATCGCTTTCGTGTTGACCAGCTTCTCGCCCGGCTTGTTCTGGAAGATATCGCGGGTACGGATGCCCTGATCCAGCACCTTGGCCACGGCGTTATCGATGGCGTCGGCTGCTTCGACCAGTCCGAAGGAAAACTTAAGCATCATGCCCATGGAGAGGATCTGCGCGATCGGATTGGCGATGCCTTGGCCGGCGATGTCAGGAGCCGAACCGCCGGAGGGCTCGTACATGCCGAAGGTGCCCTCGGCCAGCGAGGCAGAGGGGAGCATGCCCAGCGAACCGGTCAGCATGGCGGCCTCATCGGAGAGGATGTCGCCGAACATGTTCTCGCACAGGATCACGTCGAACTGCTTGGGCCAGCGCACCAGCTGCATGGCGGCGTTGTCCACGTACATATGGGACAGCTCGACATCGGGGTATTCCTTGGCAATGCCGGTCACCACCTCGCGCCACAGCACCGACGAAGAGAGCACGTTGGCCTTGTCGATGGAGCAGACCTTCTTGCCCCGCTTACGGGCAGCCTGGAAAGCGACATGGGTGATGCGCTCGATTTCGGGAACGCTGTAACGCATGGTGTCGAAGCCGACCCGCTCGCGCCCCTGCCCCTCGATTCCCTTGGGCTGGGCGAAATAGATGCCGCCGGTCAGTTCGCGGATTACCAGTACGTTGAAGCCACCGCTGATGACCTCCTCCTTGAGGGATGAGGCGCCGGTCAGAGAGGGGAAGATGATGGCCGGACGCAGGTTGGCGTACAGCCCGAAGATCTTGCGCAGCGGCAGCAACGCGCCGCGCTCCGGCTGCTCGTCGGGAGGCAGGCTTTCCCATTTGGGGCCGCCGACCGAGCCGAACAGGATGGCATCGCTGGCTTTGCAGATATCGATGGTCGTCTGGGGCAGGGCCTTGCCCTCGTTGTCGATGCCGGCGCCCCCCACATTGGCATGGGTACGCTCGAAGGTTACCCCGAATTTGCCCTCCACGGCGTCCAGCACGCGCAACGCCTCGGCCATCACCTCCGGCCCGATGCCGTCACCCGGCAGAACCGCTATTTTATTGATCTTAGCCATATTTCCCCCACCATGAAATAGTATACGAAAGACTTTAATAGTACCGGTGGCTGCAGCATTTTGTCAACGAGAATAACAAGATAGAAAATGACAAGGCCGGAGCGTCTGAACACGCTCCGGCCTTGAGAAAACTGCCCGTCAACGCTGCTGTAGCTTACAGACCCGCCTTCTCCTTGAGGATGGCGGCCTTGTCGGTCCGCTCCCAGGTGAATTCCGGCAATTCGCGGCCGAAATGACCATATGCGGCGGTCTTGCGGTAGATCGGACGCATCAGGTCCAACTGCTCGGTAATGGCACGGGGACGCATGTCGAATACTTCGCGCACCAGCTCTGCCAGGCGGTCTTCGGAAACCTTGCCGGTACCGAAGGTGTGCACCATGATCGAAACCGGCTGGGCCACGCCGATGGCATAGGCCACCTGCACCTCGCACCGCTCCGCCAGACCTGCCGCCACCAGATTCTTGGCCACATAGCGCCCCATGTAGGCGGCCGAGCGATCGACCTTGGAAGGATCCTTGCCCGAGAAGGCGCCGCCGCCGTGACGGCCCATGCCGCCGTAGGTATCCACGATGATCTTGCGGCCGGTCAGGCCGCAATCCCCCATGGGGCCGCCAACCACGAACCGACCGGTTGGGTTGATGAAGTAACGCGTTTCGGCGTCCAGCAGCTCGGCCGGAATGACCTGCTTGACCACCTCTGCGATCACCCCGTCTTCGATCTGCTTGTGGGTCACATCCGGGGTGTGCTGGGTCGAAATCACGACGGTGTCAATGCGGCTCGGCTTTCCATTGACATATTCCACCGAAACCTGGGACTTGGAATCGGGGCGCAGAAACGGCAGCTTGCCCGATTTGCGGACTTCGGCCAGCTTGGCCACCAGCTCGTGCGCCAGCTGGATCGGCATCGGCATCAGTTCCGGGGTTTCGTTGCAGGCATAGCCGAACATAAGCCCCTGGTCGCCGGCCCCCTGCTCCTTGTGCAGCCCGTCGCCTTCATTGACTCCCTGGGCGATGTCCGGGGACTGTTTGTCGACTGAAACCAGCACGGCGCACGTTTCGGCATCAAAACCCATTTCCGAATCCGTGTAGCCGATCTCCTTGATAGTGGCACGGGCGATTTCGGAATAGTTGATCACGGCATTGGTGGTGATCTCTCCGGCGATGACCGCCATGCCGGTGGTCACCAGGGTTTCGCAGGCAACGCGGGCCTTCGGGTCCTGGGCCAGAATGGCATCCAGGATCGCATCGGAAACCTGATCGGCTACCTTGTCCGGATGTCCTTCGGATACCGACTCGGAGGTAAAAATGAATTTTTCGGCCATGGTGCGTGACTCCTCTCGATTCTATGCTAGATTAAAATGTACGAATATGGCAGGCATACGAATTACTTCCGTAAAGGTCGTCAAATTTATATCCAGGTATCTGTTTTGTCAAGCAAAGATAGCCGCCGTACATTTCTGTTTGACTTCACCACAATAAGTTCTGCACAATCATTAAAATCCGAATACCTGAATGCCGTAATGCCGGAATAACTAAAAGTACCGGGACTGCAACGCCATTTCACTGCAGTCGTTATTTCAGCAGATCCTCCGCAGGAACACATTATCGCCGGAAAGCCCGAGGCAGTAGCCTTTGAGGCAAACCTGCGACTGGAGTTCGGGACAGATCGTCCTTGAAAGGGGCTTTGCATGACTACCGCCAATATCCTTCTTCTGACGGGACTTTTGCTTGCGATAACCTTCGGAACAGCCTCAGCGGCTGCAAAACGACAGGGCACAGCCTGGAACTATTATCATTTCAACGGCCGTGCTTTCGTGGCCGGTCAGCCGGCAGATGTCCGGCCTTTTGTCGCCGTGCGGGAACGGTCGCTGCCGGTAGTGTTGACGCAGCCGGGGCCGGTCCAGCCTGCTCCTTTGGCAGCAGGCAAAGGGGCGGTTGTCGGCATCTGCTATATTCAGACCTCGGGCGGCAAGCTGGCGTCCTCCGGCACCGGCTATCAGCCCTGCCCCCGCCTGTCTCTACCAATATTTTCCGGCGCTTCGACAGTGACAACTGTTGAGACCGACCAAAACGGCTATTTTACGGCTGTACTCGATGCAGGCACCTACCGGATCGGCACCCCACCCATCTCGGCCGAGGTAACTGTTGAGGATGGCACAACTAAGCTTGTTCATCTTATGGCGGGCAAAAGGATGGTGGATTGATGCGGAAATTTTATATTTGGATGATGCTTGCGGTTATCGCCCTGGTGGCTCTGTGCCTACCGGCCTTTGCAGGAGTGCTGGACGACTACTACCTGCAGCAGTTCGGACACCCTACTAGTTATGGCCTGCAAAAGGCAGTGCTGGGGACGACTGAAGTGACGCAAGCTCGCTGCGGCACTCCGCTCAAGCGGGATCTGCAGCGCGACTGGAAATACCTCGAACCGGCAACCCAGAAGGTGCTGGCTTACGTGATATCCCCTCCGACGCTGAGCGATGTGTTGCCCTCCACTTCCGGTCGGTTTCTGATTCATTACACAACCACTGGTGCGAATGCGCCGGACATTGCTCTCATAAACCAATATACCAACCTCAA belongs to Geobacter sp. SVR and includes:
- the leuB gene encoding 3-isopropylmalate dehydrogenase; protein product: MAKINKIAVLPGDGIGPEVMAEALRVLDAVEGKFGVTFERTHANVGGAGIDNEGKALPQTTIDICKASDAILFGSVGGPKWESLPPDEQPERGALLPLRKIFGLYANLRPAIIFPSLTGASSLKEEVISGGFNVLVIRELTGGIYFAQPKGIEGQGRERVGFDTMRYSVPEIERITHVAFQAARKRGKKVCSIDKANVLSSSVLWREVVTGIAKEYPDVELSHMYVDNAAMQLVRWPKQFDVILCENMFGDILSDEAAMLTGSLGMLPSASLAEGTFGMYEPSGGSAPDIAGQGIANPIAQILSMGMMLKFSFGLVEAADAIDNAVAKVLDQGIRTRDIFQNKPGEKLVNTKAMGDAIIAAL
- the metK gene encoding methionine adenosyltransferase, yielding MAEKFIFTSESVSEGHPDKVADQVSDAILDAILAQDPKARVACETLVTTGMAVIAGEITTNAVINYSEIARATIKEIGYTDSEMGFDAETCAVLVSVDKQSPDIAQGVNEGDGLHKEQGAGDQGLMFGYACNETPELMPMPIQLAHELVAKLAEVRKSGKLPFLRPDSKSQVSVEYVNGKPSRIDTVVISTQHTPDVTHKQIEDGVIAEVVKQVIPAELLDAETRYFINPTGRFVVGGPMGDCGLTGRKIIVDTYGGMGRHGGGAFSGKDPSKVDRSAAYMGRYVAKNLVAAGLAERCEVQVAYAIGVAQPVSIMVHTFGTGKVSEDRLAELVREVFDMRPRAITEQLDLMRPIYRKTAAYGHFGRELPEFTWERTDKAAILKEKAGL